GTGCAGCAGCACCGCGCAGTCCGCGACGGTCAAGGAGTCGTGGGAGGGCGTGCGGGTCTTCGACATCAGCAACCCCGCGTCCCCGCAGTACGTCGCCGCGGTGGAGACGCCGTGCGGGTCGCACACCCACACCCTCGCCCCGAGCCGGGACCAGAAGAACCTCTACGTCTACGTCTCGTCGTACTCGCCGCGCGCGGAGTACCCGGACTGCCAGCCCCCGCACGACCGGATCAGCATCGTGAAGGTGCCGCGCAGCTCGCCGGACGCCGCGTTCCTCAAGTCCTCCCCGGTCCTCTTCCCCGACGGCGGCGAGCCGGGCGGTGGCTACTCCTCGACCACCAGTGGCTGCCACGACATCACCGCCTACCCCTCGCGCGACGTCGCGGCGGGCGCCTGCATGGGCGACGGCATCCTGATGGACATCTCGGACCGCGAGAACCCGGTCGTGACCGAGCGGGTGCGCGACAACGAGAACTTCGCGTTCTGGCACTCCGCCACCTTCAACAACGACGGCCGCAAGGTGGTCTTCACCGACGAGCTCGGCGGAGGCGGCGCGCCGACCTGCAACCCGACCGTGGGTGACACCAAGGGCGCCGACGGCATCTACGACATCGTCGGCGGCAAGCTCGTCCACCGCAGCTACTACAAGATCAGCCGCACCCAGGCCAACACCGAGAACTGCGTCGCCCACAACGGCTCGCTCATCCCGGTGAAGGGCAAGGACATCATGGTCCAGGCGTGGTACCAGGGCGGCATCTCGGTGTTCGACTTCACCGACTCGGCCAACCCGCGCGAGATCGCGTGGTTCGACCGGGGCGCCGTCGCCGCCGACCGGCTCCTCGTCGGCGGCTCGTGGTCGGCGTACTACTACAACGGCTACATCTACTCCAACGACATCCAGAAGGGCCTCGACGTCATCGACCTCACCGACAAGGTGACGAAGAAGGCGAAGAAGGTCCGCCTGGGTGAGCTCAACCCGCAGTCCCAGCCGTCCTGGAACGGCTGACCACGCACCACCCGGCAGCGGGGCCGGAGCCGGTCGGCTCCGGCCCCGCTGTGGTCGTGAGCGTGGTCCCGGGCGTCAGGACAGCGCGTCGGGGCCGCCCTCGAGGAGGCGGACGAACTGCGCCTCGTCGAGGACCGGAACCCCGAGCTGCTCGGCCTTGTCGGCCTTGGACCCGGCGTTGTCCCCGACCACGACGTAGTCGGTCTTCTTCGACACCGAGCCCGACGCCTTGCCGCCGCGCACGATGATCGCCTCCTTGACCGAGTCCCGGGTGAAGCCGTCGAGCGACCCGGTCGCGACGATCGTGAGGCCCTCGAGGGTGCGCGGCACCGACTCGTCGCGCTCGTCGGCCATCGCGACGCCCGCGGCCTCCCACTTGCGGACGATCTCGCCGTGCCAGGCGGCGTTGTCGCCGATCTCCTCGGTCTCGGCGTCGCCCTCGCTGGAGCCGTGGAACCACTCGCGCACCGAGGCCGCGATCGTCGGGCCGACGCCCTCGGTGGCCGCGAGCGTCTCCTCGTCGGCCTCCCGCACCGCCTGCATCGAGCCGAGCTCGGTCGCGAGGGCGCGCGCCGCGGTCGGACCGACGTGGCGGATCGACAGCGCGACCAGGACCCGCCACAGCGGCACCTTCGTCTTGCGCTCGTGGAGGTTGGCCAGGAGCCGGGCACCGTTGGCGCTGAGCTGCGGACCGCTCTCGTCCTTCTTCGGCGCCCGGGTGAACAGCGGCACCCGCAGCAGGGCCGCCTCGTCGAGGTCGAACAGGTCGCCCTCGTTGGCGATCACACCGGCCTCGAGGAGCGCGACGGCCGCCTCGTAGCCGAGGCCCTCGATGTCGAACGCGCCGCGGCCCGCGACGTGGAAGACCCGCTCGCGCACCTGGGCGGGGCACCGCTCGTGGTTGGGGCACCGCAGGTCCTTGTCGCCCTCCTTCTGCTGGGCGAGAGCCGTGCCGCAGGCCGGGCACTCGGTCGGCATCACCCACTCCGCGAGGCCCTCAGGGCGCAGCGCGAGGACCGGCCCGAGGATCTCCGGGATCACGTCGCCGGCCTTGCGGAGGATGACCGTGTCGCCCGGGCGGACGTCCTTGCGGCGGACCTCGTGGGCGTTGTGGAGGGTGGCGTTCTCGACGGTGGACCCGGCGACCTTGGTGGGCTCCATGACGCCGTAGGGGGTGACCCGGCCGGTGCGGCCGACGTTGACCTCGATCGACCTCAGGAGGGTGTTGACCTCCTCGGGCGGGTACTTGTAGGCGATCGCCCAGCGGGGCGCCCGGCTGGTGGAGCCGAGCCGGCGCTGGAGCGAGACGTCGTCGACCTTCACGACGAGGCCGTCGATCTCGTGGCCGACGATGGTGTGGCGGTGCGCGCCGACGTGCTCGATGCGCGCCTCGACCTCGGCGAGGGTGTCGACCACGCGGACCTCCTCGGAGGTCGGGAGCCCCCAGGCCCGCAGGGCGTCGTAGGCCGCGCTCTGCGCCGGCGGGTCGAACCCCTCGCGCGCCCCGATGCCGTGGCAGACCATCCCGAGGTCGCGGGTGGCGGTGACGCGCGGGTCCTTCTGGCGCAGGGAGCCCGCCGCGGCGTTGCGGGGGTTGGCGAACATCGGCTTGCCGGCGTCGGCCATCGAGGCGTTGAGCCGCTCGAAGGCGTCGGTGGTGAGGAAGACCTCGCCGCGCACCTCGACCAGCGCGGGCACCGGGTGCTCGTCGGTGCCGGTGAGCCGGTGCGGGACCGACGCGATGGTCTTGACGTTGGGGGTG
Above is a genomic segment from Nocardioides okcheonensis containing:
- the ligA gene encoding NAD-dependent DNA ligase LigA, translated to MSTTDGPPSSTTSSADVAPAPPEARERHRALSEQVEDARWRYYVLDDPTLSDADFDVRLREIEALEEEFPELRTPDSPTQKVGGAVSTEFTAVDHLQRMESLDNAFSFEELGAWHARILREGIEAPALLCELKVDGLAINLLYEDGRLVRALTRGDGRTGEDVTPNVKTIASVPHRLTGTDEHPVPALVEVRGEVFLTTDAFERLNASMADAGKPMFANPRNAAAGSLRQKDPRVTATRDLGMVCHGIGAREGFDPPAQSAAYDALRAWGLPTSEEVRVVDTLAEVEARIEHVGAHRHTIVGHEIDGLVVKVDDVSLQRRLGSTSRAPRWAIAYKYPPEEVNTLLRSIEVNVGRTGRVTPYGVMEPTKVAGSTVENATLHNAHEVRRKDVRPGDTVILRKAGDVIPEILGPVLALRPEGLAEWVMPTECPACGTALAQQKEGDKDLRCPNHERCPAQVRERVFHVAGRGAFDIEGLGYEAAVALLEAGVIANEGDLFDLDEAALLRVPLFTRAPKKDESGPQLSANGARLLANLHERKTKVPLWRVLVALSIRHVGPTAARALATELGSMQAVREADEETLAATEGVGPTIAASVREWFHGSSEGDAETEEIGDNAAWHGEIVRKWEAAGVAMADERDESVPRTLEGLTIVATGSLDGFTRDSVKEAIIVRGGKASGSVSKKTDYVVVGDNAGSKADKAEQLGVPVLDEAQFVRLLEGGPDALS
- a CDS encoding LVIVD repeat-containing protein gives rise to the protein MSRKPLRRRTRARTLVALAAALTTSVGLSAVLVPASAHDTGGHAHGSGAKDTTSERRAAECPPELQAQLDALEDRFGTGCDVAGGGFAALDDSDTVLPPGGVASSGNIGLVANIPKQGAFNTESALNSDLAFKGDYAFAGNYEGFMVYDISQPTQPKVVTQVVCPGSQNDVSVWKDLLVLSVDSSRSDDSCSSTAQSATVKESWEGVRVFDISNPASPQYVAAVETPCGSHTHTLAPSRDQKNLYVYVSSYSPRAEYPDCQPPHDRISIVKVPRSSPDAAFLKSSPVLFPDGGEPGGGYSSTTSGCHDITAYPSRDVAAGACMGDGILMDISDRENPVVTERVRDNENFAFWHSATFNNDGRKVVFTDELGGGGAPTCNPTVGDTKGADGIYDIVGGKLVHRSYYKISRTQANTENCVAHNGSLIPVKGKDIMVQAWYQGGISVFDFTDSANPREIAWFDRGAVAADRLLVGGSWSAYYYNGYIYSNDIQKGLDVIDLTDKVTKKAKKVRLGELNPQSQPSWNG